DNA sequence from the Malus domestica chromosome 11, GDT2T_hap1 genome:
CTGAGAGAACAGTTTGTTGAGCCGTTTCAAGTTGTTCTTCTAAGATTTATCCTACAACTCTGAGCATTCATCAGTTTGACTTTACACAAAATGTAGATTTCATTAAACAACAGATTACAAAAATATCACAATAGAAATTTTCGAAAAAATTATCCAAGTAACCATTCTAAACTAAACTTACACAAGCATGCTAGTGAATGTTGTGAACTGAAGAGCATTTGGGAAAGAATGTGAATTTTATAGGTAGAGTACATGTATACATCAACTCTCATCGATTGGAAATCCATTTCAAACCCATATAGGTAGAGTACATGTATACATCATGTTGCAATGTTTAGTCAATCGAAATTCGCAAATCCATTTCAAATCCATAGAACAATTAGTCACAGTAACCTCAATAAATCACAGgttacaaaacaaaattacacCAAACGAACAATCACAAACATGAGATCAAATCCTAATTTTGCAATTCCACCAAACATTGAAACCCTAAAATACACAATTTTATACACATCAAACCCTAAAATAGAAGACCAAATGCTAATTCGTAAATTCCACAAAACACTAAAACCCTAAACACAAATCATACATCACATAAATTAGGGAATCCACAATTTTATACATGTTTGTACGTTCGTCTTCTCGATGATGAACTCGATGGAGAAAATGTTCGTAAGCTTGGCGTCGTAGTCATTGCATCCACCCATGGTCTTCTTCACCGTGTCATAGTAATTGCTACTAGTCAGAAGGTGCTCGAAGTTCAACTCTAGGACGTAGACCCTCTCCTCCTACTGAATCTCGATAGGAACTCTAGCAACGTTGTTGTAGACGCTGATACAGTTCTCCTTGACGTCAATGGACTGAGACAGCGAGGAGATGAGTGAGAGTAGTACCTAATGATGTTTGAGAGCGAGTGTGATGACAAATGTGCTGACGGTTGGGGCAACGGAGCACGGAAGATGAGGATTTAGACGTGgttcttcttcctttcccttcacttctctttctctctcagatTCAGATGAAAATGAGTGGCACGGCTCAAATGAAATAGCAAGACACCAAAGATTGGAAGATTGAATTGAGGTCAGTGGAGCCAAGCTTTTCGTCGGTTGGGATTTCGGGCCAGGGCTGGTTTGAGGTAGCAGTGGTGGCGAAGATCGTCGTCGTTGTGTCATGGAGAGAGGGAGACAGCAGAGAGAGATCCGGAAGAGATATCAAACGGACAAGAGACTTGCCATTAGgggtaaaattgaaaattaattgttTGGGCCATCTTAATAGGACTAGTTTAGTGTTGGGCTttgtcctaaccattaaataaagttgtTACATAGTTTTTGGTTaagattcaaagttttcaagcccttttcattagttttccttattttataaacaaaacACGTGATTAAGAATGTATAACATGTTGGCCCCAGTTCGACTCGACCCATAAAAAAACATTGCCAAATTTTCATTTCCTCTACCATACAGGTTAGCTCCGCTCTAGGACCATGCGCACTTTTGTCGTGAGACTTTTGTTGAACAGTATGTTTGTTAGTCTGATACCTCTATGAATTATTGAAAGAGTCATGTTATTCACACATTCTGTTTTACTTTCCACACACCTTcgttaatttttgtccattaattttcttcaattcacacgatccaacggtcggaaaTTGAAAGgagtgtgtgagaggtaaaaataaTTTTGCAGATAGCACCACCCTTATCAAAACAAAGGCACCCCAACAACTTATGTGGCTATCCATAGACGAATTTCCAAAACGATGTCTTCGACCGTGCAAGAAATGGTTTCGGAAGATGATAATTTGTGTCATTAGAAATGATGAGCAAATCATCGTTGTAGTAACAGCCCCTTGGTGTACCAAAATAATTGTGCTTATGCAATATATTAACGCTCAAAATTTGGAAGGTCAACTCTTAATGGGCCTTGAGATAAAAGGCTAAGTGATAAACAATACAGTTTAAGTGGTTCGCCCTCAAAACTGCACTATGTCACTGTAGTGATATGTATATGTTTgatgtggatttgttgatccTAAAAATTACAAGACTTACGTGGAGCGCATGCCAAGCAACTATTGAGCTAACTACATCATTCTTGTGAATGCGAGCATGCCAACTCGCGACCAAGATTGGTCGGGTGAGTAGAATATatgtggtggtggtgtcgaATGCATTGCTGACTTCTACACTTAGCGACTACAGCTGAGGAATGAACGCATCTCGGCCTAGGGTTCTATAACCTGAAAACAAGGTTGCTAAATTCCCCACAAGGTTCAAGATCTTCTGCACCAAGTTCGGCAACTTCAACTATATTTTTGAGAATATAAGTGCGTCGAATTGGTATGGCTGTAAGAACAAAGATACTCAAAAAGATGAGTGTCTTTATCATGAATGTTGTTAagccgtctgaatgccgaactcgaTCATAGAACACCTCACTTCCCTAGGGAAGCTAATAAAGTGacattttggcaaaaaaaatcaaagacttTTCGTCGGTTAAGACTTAGATAATTGACCCAACTAGAAGTAGTGTTGTTTCACTAAACTAAAGGTACTCCCAAACAGATTAGTTCCATGGTCTAGTGATGCACACCCAATCTGAATATGTTGCTGTTTGCCAACCCAATGATGTTCCAACGAACTGAATATGTGCTAACAAAGGGGTTAGGAGAATTAGTATTTTTCTCAAGGTTGTGAGAGTTTTTTACAAGATTTATTTTACGCACGGGAGAGACTAATTAAAGATGTATTTTACAGGTTCATTGACAAAATCACTGATAAAACAGATGTTTTTCATTCCTGCTGTTGAAGTTTGAACACTCTAATTTGGAAGATGGACTGActtaacaagaaaaacaacaaaagtTGAAATGAAGCAGTAGACAATATTGTTGGCTCATACAAAACAGAAAAGAGGAGTGATTCCTAATTACAAGTGTAACAATCAAAGCATCTTCTTGTTGAAATACCGTAGTTTTCGATCGGGTTTCAACTGACAGTTGAATTGGCCTCACCTAGCAGCAATGACTTTGCCTCTACAACATATTTCCTAACACTCTGAAGCTCTTCCTCCATCTTTTCTGATAACAAGCATGGATGAAACCTCGTGTCCAACAACAGCATTGTCTTCTCAGCCGTTAAAACCCTTTTTTTGCGCAGCTTTTCCAACTTTCGTAATTCAGTCTGCAAGTCTTCCTCTAAAATCTTTGACTCTGCCTCCTTCAATTCCGATTCAAACAAATGCTGCTGGTACTCAATAACCAGGCTTTCAATTTCAGTATTTCCGTTATCACTTACTTCCAACAGcatttctttctccttcattgCATTCTCGAGTGCAAGTTCCATCTCTCCCACTGACTTCACAGCTTTCTGCATCTCCACTTGTACAGCTACCAGCTCACTGTCTACCTTCCCAAACTTCCTGTTCAGATCCTCAAGTTCCCTTCTCGTGACTCCAATATTTTCTCGACATAGTTTCATCTCTGTCTGTAGTTTAGTTTTCTCTTCCGCGGACTTCAGTAACTCAGTAGCTTTACCTCCCAAATGCCAATTTTTCTGTGAGGGGTCTGTCTTCTCAACATTATCTATCGCAAAGAGAACCTGTTCATtctcttgttttttattttcatcatccagctttgacttgaggcatgcAAGACTTTTCTTTAGTTCGACCTCAGATTGTTGCATTTTCGTCTGCTCAGCAGCTATTTCATCCTTTTGTGTTTGTAGGAAGACCAATTCCCCATTCTTTTGGTCCAGATAAGATGTCGAAGCTGCTACCCTTGCTCTTGCCCGAGCCTCTCGCTGCTCAAAGTAAACAACTGAGGAAGAAAAGCAAGATAGGGAGTACTTGAGAGCTGACAACTTTTTGTCAATTAGAGTGCTGTTTTCTTTCAGTTTTTCAGAGAGGAGTTCATAGGATTCAAAAAGCTGCTGCTTGACTTGAATTTCATCTTCCGTTGCTTCAATTTCTCTTGAGAGTTTGCCAACCTCTAAGATTAATTTCTCCATGCAACCAAATACGGCAACTGTTTTTGCAGAATCTAGAAGTTGCTCATCTGCTCTTTCCAGATTCATTCTGGCCAAATTGAGATCTTCTGAAAGCTTTACTGTGGTGAGATCTGACGTGTCCAGTTCCATGTCAGACGCAATTCCAACATCAGACTCATTTCCTGAATCCCCTTTAGTGTTAACGGTACATAGACCGGCCATATCAAGCACAGATTTTGAGCCACCACTTTCTTCAATATCTGCTTTCACTTCATCAGATATATGGCTGAACCCAGTTTGCACATTCGCTCCACATAAACCAGATTCCTCCACTGGGACTGGTCCTCCATCAGAACCAGAAAGACCATCATCGCCAATAAAATTCTTTCCCTCCAGAGACATAGGAGATGCACCTCCATCAGAAGCAAGCACATCCTTAGCTGTAACTTTTTCCTGTCCACCAGATGCAAGCACCCTTTTGAGTTCATCCCTCTCTTGCATGGCTCTTTCATACAAACCCATTAGTTTCTCGTTTTCTTCATGCAAATCCGCAAGTTGATGCTCCAAATTCTCAACCACTTTATTCATCTCAGCCTCCTTTTCTTTGGCAAGTTCTACAAAACCACCACCATTACTGTGGCGTTTGGTGCCATCATGAGCACACTCAGATTTGTTAATATTTCTGTAACTAGTCTCTGAAGTCGCCCCTTCATATAATTCAATGAGTTTATTGTTATCTTCAATCAAAACCTTAAGCTTCATACGCagttcatcattttctttggACAGGATTATTGCAGTCTCATGAGCTTCAGCTTCTCTTTGACTTGCAGCACCAATGGCATCGACCATTGTCTTCAGTTCCAATTGATCACTGAAGTTCATAATCGGCACATCAGCTGAGGATGAAGGAAGCTCAACTTGATGTGTCTTTTCTTTCATTGCTCTTGCCGATCTCTCTTCTTCAAGTTTTGTCATCAAATCATTGATATTCCTGCAATGTTAAGCCACTTGTTATAGAGTGGAAACCTAATCTCATTACACTAAAAAATTGACACCCAAGGATTTGCAGAATATTtcacaaaaaagtaaaaactcGCAGTAGAAAACTACTAAACTATTACCTTTCCAAAGTCTCCTTCTCTTCAAGGCAGAGGTCTAGTTTCTTTTGGAGTGTGTCCATTTCTGACTGGTTGTGAATGGCCTGCCATGAACAATTTATCATCAAATATGAAACCACTTCTATCAGAAATAAAGCTCAAAACGTTTTTTACATGTTTTACCTGCATACGGAGAAATTCATTCTCCTCCTTAATTGAAGACTGCCAAGGTGATGCTTGTTCCTGTTCACATAGATGTAAAAGAATAAGAAACATCAAATAAGAGAAAAAGCAACGAACACGAAAATAAAAGCAGAGATGGTACAATATGGCGCAACTTGAATTCCAATCCAACCTCTTTTAGCGTGACACTCAATCACTCAAGCACCCCGaatccaaaaattcaaaatttaaaaagaaaatatatagtatttCGTTGAATTTTTGATGCAAACATGACCATTTCTTCAGGAACTTAAATCTTAATTGAAAGTTAATTTAGTTCAATGCTCTTCGAACAACATGATGCAGATGCAAGATGATTAAATGTTAAAATTAGGTCAtagtaaaaaattaatttgatgtCAGACATTGCTCACCGTGTCGCTGATGTTACTTTCCAGTTCAACAAGTTATTGAGACAAACAACTCTCACATTAAGGTATCACACATTTGGAACATAAAAAATACAACTCGGAAACTAACCATTTAAAAGCAATAAGAGATTAAGCTTCATTGGAAAAGTAGGAAATAGGTTGCAGCTCACCTGATTGGAAATCAGCATATTATCATCATTTTGACCTTCCATCACCACATCTTGATTTCTATCCTACAGtataaatgatttgaaaatatGTCAAGATAAATTCCTTTGTCAACCTtcaaactttaacaaaaaactgcATGGAATACCTGAACTGTCGAGGGCTCTGACTCATGCATGAGTTTCCAGTCGAGAGCTTCTAATAACTGCATGTATGCAAGAAGAATGTTCATATCGGTGGAAAAGACAAAGGATAAATTATTAAAGCCAAACAATTGCACACTCTGCGATTTCTTTACCTTGTTTTGTAACACCATGATCTGTTCATTCATTATATCTCGTTCACCTTCCTCGTAAAATGACTTCAACctataaaaatgtaaataagcaataaaaatgtaaataagCAATAAAAAAATGGCACCGGTAAATTTTAGAGAAATTATTCAACATATAAGACTAATAGAACAAAAATCAACAAAGTAATTAATATAGCATTTAAATGTAAAAATGGATGATGTAAGTGAACGAGGGTTTCTGAAACTGATACATTTTTAGGCTCTTTAGATAGAATCAAGATGATTTTACATCAATTTAAGACCCTGAAAACTAGTGTATCATGATTGGTTCCACAACCGTAGGAGACTAGCTGGAAGAACTGTATCTTATGATAAAAGATGGCTCGCATGGCTTAATAAGAACAAAGAGATACCTTCTGATTTCCTCCTTCAGCCGCAAATTTTCCATTGCGAACCTGGTCACTTCTTGGTTACGATCAACTTGGGCTCGTAGGACCTCAATTTCTTTCAAATACTCCTCCTTTTCTTTTAGCAAGTGTGTCTCAGCTGAGATCTTTCCACAGGCAACCGCTTCCAACCTTTTTATTCCAGCTTCTCGAAACCGTAGCCTCATCTTCAGTCCTTGTATTTCATCCTCTCTTTGTTTGGCCTGGTTCACCACCAGTATTTAGTTCAGTAATAAAATTTGAATCTTTAATAACTGAAGAAAGTTAAATTGATATATTGGCCAAAACTATACAAAACTAAAACATAATGGCTTGACTGTACAAGCCATATCCAAAATCAgtttatgatatgaaattagACATCATGACAAATCAAAAAATCTTTTTGTGAAATAACCAAGGAATCTGAAACTTCAATACATAAAGAACTCTAAAATATAACAAGGGACTATATTTTCAGCATACCAGCTGCAAAGCTGCCTGGCTTTCCGCAGCCAACGTCTGCAATGCAATATCTTTGTCCTTTTCCCTCCTGAAAGCCCCAACAAGGGCAACTTCATAGTCTTTTTTCTGAAAATCCAATGAATTTTTtattaagaaattttaaaagacactttcaaatttttaaCTATACAAGTCATAAAGAAACGCACAAACCTGAGATGTCCTCTTTCTAGAAGTGAATGGACTAAATGATCCATTAGGTCCTTCCCACTTAAAAGATCCTGGAGATCCTGGAAAGCTCACAGCTAACATATCATTGTCCTGATTTCCAGTTCCTCCATTGACCAGTCCTCGCAAGTGGGATACTTCTTTCTGAGAATAAATGAAGGTATACTTGTTGTTAAGAAAGGAAGTGCTAACTGAGTAAAGTTTGTCTAGTTTGAATCTAGAAAGAAATGTTCCCAAAGGCACTGGGCGTTACTCGGGCGGCGGGAAGGGGCCTAGGCGGTTTTTATTATctgaattaaatttattatatgacACAAATAAGTGTCTACTTataatacataattgtattgggaAACATAAATTGCAACATAGAATGatgtataaattataaagtactaGACATATTGAGAACatagggaacaagcatataatgtgttcatccaagtatccaacaagtctgttacaatttattaaaaacataaaatgtaaCCTTAAACCATTTTCTAAAGAAAAAAAGTCAAAAACCGCCAGCCTACCTAGACCCACCTAGGCTTGCCTATGTGGGCGGCTAAACATGTTTAGGCAccctttgttatttttaaacgcctaggcattaatcgagGCAGTGGCCAGccacctagcgcctaggcagggACTTTTAGAACACTGCTAGGAAGTGATTCTATTAAACAAGCTGCAAGATAGCCTTTTAGCGGTATCCTTAGTGTTCCATTACCTTATTCAAAATCAACATTCAGTGTAAAGTTATCTTAACATAGTAATTATACCATGTTTATCAGTAGTTTTATGATGGCTCCTATTAAGGTGTTTGTGAAGCCATGCATTTTATAATGAATAAACCAGTAAAGCTACAATCCCCAATATAATCTTTCACGAAAGATATCCAAGCAAGAAGGGCAAACATAATCTATGACAAAAATATTGGCTATGTGGTAGTCCCCAAACACAGAGAAGATCAAACATTATACCTTGAGTTGTTGAATTTGCACCCTCATGGCAATGACATCTCCAGATGCGTCCTCATTCACAATTGCCTGAGTAAACATAGAACAATAACTGACATAAACCTTTTTTCCCACTAGGAGAAATAAAGTAGTACCAAAAAGCTCAATGTTCAAATACCAGAAGAATGCAAATAATAAGTCATGTATTTTATGTTCTGCTCATCTAATTATTTAACAAAATGTTCAAAGCAGCAAAACCAATACATAAGAATGTACatgcagaaaagaaaagaaaaaaactattaTACATTGTTCTTAATGAATTTAGCGCGCTGTGCAAACTTCAAAGTGCTCAGTGTCTCCAACGAACAGCTGAAAAAACCCACATAAGACACTAAACGTAATTGATTATGTCGTAAATAAACTTGAAAATGTAATGTACAACAACAAGAACTCTACAAGATCAAAATTAGAACATAAAACAGGGCTTCGCAACCAATGACCTCTAGGAACTGCAAAACATAGTTAGCATAGATACATAACAAGGCTTATGATTATATGGTATAAACGGAAAGTAAAATTAGAGTACAACAAGTGTAAGAAAAAGAGATTTACTAACCAGCTAGAAGGGCTAATATTTGCTATTATAGTTGTCTTTGAATTCCCTCCTAAAGAATCCTGAAAAGGAAACAATATGGAGTTTTTTATGCTACACACAATCCGGATTATACAAGAAATTCAGAATTTCAAACAACTAGGCTTACAACACCCAAATTTGTAGCCTACAAATACACGATGTTATCAAACGTATAATTCTTCACTATACTATTCTATAATACTAACCACATATATACACAAATCAGAACTAACTGAAATTGATAgcattttaaataatatttcaaGTTACCTGAAGCAAAAATGTAAGCTTTGAATCCCTGTATGGAACATGGAGTGACTTCCCATTTGACATGTTCACCAGATTCATAATCACAAGtctgaaaatataaaattcatttcaacaaaatgaatttttaatttatttagcaCTTGGCATCAACGATAACCAaatttttaggattttttttaacTACAAAAGGCTAAAGATTAGAGAAAACATACCCCAACGTTGAAAGAGACTTGTTAATATTTGTTGCTTCCTTTAGACGCTCACCTTCAGCTCCAGAGCTCTTTTGCCTGCCATGAACACATAGACATATCAATAAACTGGACACTTTTATTCGCTGCGGGCACTGAATGAATGATGAAGTATTTCTGGTATGGATACTGGGAGCAATGCATAGATACGGTGAGTCATACTTCCCTAGAGATTCACACTTTATCAAAAAGAGCAAAGAACTGAATAGAAACTAGCTTCTTACAGCATACATTTTAACATATATCTTCCTTTCCCTTTTATTACTACATATAGGGGCAGGTTGAACACTCAATAACATCCTTCTATTTACCACCAACCCCTTTCCTTGTAAATAAAATTGAAGATTCACATTAACCTTTCAGATCCTGCTAAGTCAACAAGATTAAGCCGAGCAAAACGATGGTGAGCTACTCCTTGGCATTCCCTCTGATAACAAAAGATCAATTAAAATCTCAAACCAACACACActtggaaaagaaagaagaagagtaaGACAAGATTATTAAACTTTTGTAAGGAAATGTAAATAGAAAACAGAGAATTCACTCACTTTACTCTCAATGATGCATGTAAATACACTATGAGACCGACTGCTAGCATGATTCATATTAGTAGCAGCTACCTTTCTGTTAGCTGCACCCTGTAACAAAATGAAGTTTGGTAAATAATGCAAATTCACTGCAGAAAAGTAAGTGCCCACAAATTCAGCATGAGATAAAGACAAACTTTTCTATCAATCAAAATACAACATTAAGGATTCACAGAATGACAGGAAAGCACTATTATACAAATTACTAATTCAAATGTTTAAAGCTTAAATGATATAAGAACATTGAGAAGAGGTCTTATATACTTGAATAAGTTGTTGGATAACATCTCGAGCACTTGTCACTTCAACCTCTTTGAGATTTTCCACATAAACTCCTTTCTTTATGTCTTCTCTGATCTGCAATATGCTCATGATATTCACAACGAAgtcatatattatatttttattgataCCGTAGAAACAGAAAACTCTCTGTTGTATGTTATCTTTACCTGCAAGTTGTTAGATGAAGGGTCCAAAAGGTCCAAAATTTGTTCATTGTATATTTCCAAAAAAGAACATTTACATATAAACTTTAATTTCTCATCTCGGCCAGCCTCTTTTTCCTGGTACACCACAATAAACAAAGAAAGATGCATTAGTATCTTGTAATGAATATTAAACATAGATAAGAATCGAACTCCCATCTAACTTTCAGCTTTGAATAGTACTAAATGGTGGAAAGTGAGTCATGTAGCCAACCTTATACTCGTGCTAGATTAAAGATGACTGTTTTTTGAGTTAGGTGGATTTGTTAACTTGATTACTTGAAACTTAGACTAGTTTGACTTGAACGCTACAGCGGGGACCGATACTGAAAAATTGCCCCATAAAAATGTTACAGCATCAAAATTGTACCACTAGTTCTACAAGTCACACACCTTTTGAATTCTCGAGAACAAGTATTCAAACACTCTAGGTGTCATCCCGCAATTGGCACTGTGCCTTCGAGTGCCTCCCTCAATATCTCCAAGCATTGTGTGGGTCTTCCCACTTCCAGTCTGCATAGACACAGTTAAAGTCATATGAAAACACATCCTCCAACCTCCAAATATACTTTCAAAGACAAACTAATCACCGAGAACATACGCACATAAACAAGAATAACTTTTAGGAAACAAAAAGTGTTGAACCCTCACTTGGCCATAAGCAAACATGCAGCTATTATAGCCTATCATGCAGTTGTCCACCATCGGCAATCCGGCCACTTTGAACAATTGCTCCTGCATATGACAAACCTCAATGAAGCACACGCCCAATGAAAACAAAAAGCCGCAAAAATGAAGAAGCACTGCCAAATGATATAACTAACCTGGCTAACATTCTCATCTGCAACAATGTCAAAAGTAAACCGTGACTCTGGATGGCCAGTCCAAGTAATTGTCTGACAGCTCTCTTGTCGAACGCATTTGCCATAACCTTGCACTGATATTTCAGCGCTGCTAAGCGGACGAACCCGAATAATAACCTAACCAAAACAAATTTACTCTAAGCGCTTCAATTCTAAAACAAAAGGCTAAAAATATGATTTCGAGATTTAGGAACCTCAAAACTACATCAAAATTAATACGAATCGGAGAAGCATATGAGATTATAAGCACAAATTAACCTGCATttggaagaaataaaattaatttcgAAAAAAAATCCACAGAACTAATGTTTCTTTGTATAAGGTACCTGCACGTTGTGGTCCTTCCAAAAGGAAGGGTCTTCATGAAACTCGAAGCTTTGGTTTGAGGAAGTCGTAGCGGTACTGGCTTTTCCGTCGTCATCATCGTCGTCCCAGTCTCCGATGCTCCGTAGCGCCGAGAAACTCTCTTTGGACGCGGATTTGTGGAGATTGGGAGTGCTCCGGACCGGGTCTGAAGAGTGGTCGTGGAACCCGAAGCGGGTCTTGATGGCGCTGGCGGTGTCCGATAAGAACGGCATTTCGGGTCGGAGCAAAGTGAGTGGTTCGGATCAGGGAGTGGAGATGGAGGTGTTGGTGTGGGAGCAGAGGGGAGATGACCAGATTGGAGAAGTcgatttgaatttttgtttttttgggggGCGGGGGGATGTTAGGGTGaaagtgaatttgaatttggGAGAGGCGCGGACGGTCAATACTGGTTTTGATGGACGTTCTGGATGATCTCAGTTATACAGGTATTTGGACagggggtgtgctatccacacacccatttttactccccatttttacttctctcacactccttgttaatttttatcctttgatcttctttaattcatccgatctgaaggccgaaaattaaaagggtgtgcaagaagtaaaaaggggtgtgtggatatcacatccctttgGACAGTTGAATTCTTGAATCAAAATGTCCACGAAACCCATtgtgagaggttttagattcTATTCTCGCTAAAAGCAAATCTGTGgtgagattttatttttaagtcgATCACTGTGGGGGAAAAAATgttagaatttataaattcacaAACACTGATTTCTTGTTTTGATTCATAagcatagaaatttagaattctGCGTGGAAAAAAAACATAGAATTAGAGACCTcaaattcccaagtttaaattctatgTATCAGGTGTCATTTCCAAATTTCTAGAAGTGAGAGTTCCAAATCTAGaagtgagagtttaaaaataacaaagtaggtattcaaatttcattgttcttttaggttaaccaaactaGAAAACTAACAAATTTTAGACAACAAAATTtcgtcatttcaatttccgtcattttaaaatttcttagtaatcttaaatttccaCATCTGAAGAGATTGTAAATTCATAGACTAAATTTTGTCAACTAGATTAACATGTTTAtatcttattggtgacacaatatttaattttacaaattttgtcCACAAATTTAACCAACCTAGCATTACGGGATTAcccttgttaaaaaaatatagtcaaAAACGAAATTATCATGAAAGTCCATTCAAATACAGAGCAAAGCGGTCCTACTCTTTTTCTTTGGCAAAAAAGTCATTATATTCTCATTGGCTATCCTTAATTTGCACACCCTATTTTAAGATTAAAGTGATCATTTTGTGTTAGAATAtttaagggaaattttattcgGACCCAAAAGCTTAGAAGGATGATGAGTACTTGTGATGTGAAATGTGAATGATTAAAATGATCATTTTGTGTTAGAATAATCAAGGGAAATTTTTCATTCTAAACTTAGGATGAGTAAAATCACTTTTTGCAGGATGATGAGTACTTGTTCAATAAGTGTACAAGTCTTCTTAGTCATCGTAACATGAAAACATGGAAGCGCTCAACCTCACATGCATTCTCTCTAATTTAGAGAAAGTAAGTAGAGAAAAGTACTCGTCCTTGTAAGATGAACGGGTGGGTTAGAGTTCCAAGAGAGCTTTCTCTTAAGGCTAAACAAAAGAGAAAGCTAGACGAAAAACATACCGCCTCCACCACCATCAAAACCTGCCACCCCTTCCCCCTCCTCTTGAGCAAGAGTGTTCTAGTTTCTCACTTTAGTTCTAAGGGGAACTAGAACAGTTTGATCATCATAGAAATGGAATACGTAGGCAATCTGTCCATCCAATGTTTAGATGCAACCGAAAATCTTCAAAGGGTGTTGTTCCTGGTTTTTAAGATGAATATTGAAGGCCATCATTCGGGTGAATAACTTTGTGAAAAACAAAGTCGAATTTCAAGAGGTATGGTT
Encoded proteins:
- the LOC103448129 gene encoding kinesin-like protein KIN-12E isoform X2, which translates into the protein MPFLSDTASAIKTRFGFHDHSSDPVRSTPNLHKSASKESFSALRSIGDWDDDDDDGKASTATTSSNQSFEFHEDPSFWKDHNVQVIIRVRPLSSAEISVQGYGKCVRQESCQTITWTGHPESRFTFDIVADENVSQEQLFKVAGLPMVDNCMIGYNSCMFAYGQTGSGKTHTMLGDIEGGTRRHSANCGMTPRVFEYLFSRIQKEKEAGRDEKLKFICKCSFLEIYNEQILDLLDPSSNNLQIREDIKKGVYVENLKEVEVTSARDVIQQLIQGAANRKVAATNMNHASSRSHSVFTCIIESKRECQGVAHHRFARLNLVDLAGSERQKSSGAEGERLKEATNINKSLSTLGLVIMNLVNMSNGKSLHVPYRDSKLTFLLQDSLGGNSKTTIIANISPSSCCSLETLSTLKFAQRAKFIKNNAIVNEDASGDVIAMRVQIQQLKAKQREDEIQGLKMRLRFREAGIKRLEAVACGKISAETHLLKEKEEYLKEIEVLRAQVDRNQEVTRFAMENLRLKEEIRRLKSFYEEGERDIMNEQIMVLQNKLLEALDWKLMHESEPSTVQDRNQDVVMEGQNDDNMLISNQEQASPWQSSIKEENEFLRMQAIHNQSEMDTLQKKLDLCLEEKETLERNINDLMTKLEEERSARAMKEKTHQVELPSSSADVPIMNFSDQLELKTMVDAIGAASQREAEAHETAIILSKENDELRMKLKVLIEDNNKLIELYEGATSETSYRNINKSECAHDGTKRHSNGGGFVELAKEKEAEMNKVVENLEHQLADLHEENEKLMGLYERAMQERDELKRVLASGGQEKVTAKDVLASDGGASPMSLEGKNFIGDDGLSGSDGGPVPVEESGLCGANVQTGFSHISDEVKADIEESGGSKSVLDMAGLCTVNTKGDSGNESDVGIASDMELDTSDLTTVKLSEDLNLARMNLERADEQLLDSAKTVAVFGCMEKLILEVGKLSREIEATEDEIQVKQQLFESYELLSEKLKENSTLIDKKLSALKYSLSCFSSSVVYFEQREARARARVAASTSYLDQKNGELVFLQTQKDEIAAEQTKMQQSEVELKKSLACLKSKLDDENKKQENEQVLFAIDNVEKTDPSQKNWHLGGKATELLKSAEEKTKLQTEMKLCRENIGVTRRELEDLNRKFGKVDSELVAVQVEMQKAVKSVGEMELALENAMKEKEMLLEVSDNGNTEIESLVIEYQQHLFESELKEAESKILEEDLQTELRKLEKLRKKRVLTAEKTMLLLDTRFHPCLLSEKMEEELQSVRKYVVEAKSLLLGEANSTVS